Genomic segment of Nitrosopumilaceae archaeon AB1(1):
GTTTTCAAATATGGCCATTGCAAAATACTTTGAGCCATCAGAGTTGGATACTTTGAGACAATTTGGTAGCAAGTTACAAGGTCATCCTGATTTGAAATGTCCTGGTGTAGAGTTTTGTGGTGGCTCGTTAGGAATTGGACTGTCATTTTCTATTGGTTGTGCACTAGCAGCTAAACTTGATGGAAAGGATCAGCATATCTATACCATAATGGGCGATGGTGAATCTGATGAAGGACAGGTTTGGGAAGCTGCTATGACTGCTTCAAAATATAAAATTGATAATCTAACTCTAATACTAGATAGAAATTTTTTACAACAGGATTCTTACACTGAAAAAATTATGCCATTAGATACTGAACTACTTGATATGAGATTATCCACGATGAGAGATCCTGAAAAATGGAAGACGGGTATGAAGTGGAAATCCTTTGGTTGGAATGTTTTAGAAGTGGATGGTCATAAAACTGAACAATTGAATCGAGCTATATTACAGGCTCGTAGCACAAAGAATGTCCCAACTATAATCATTGCTAGAACAATAAAGGGGAAAGAGATAGAGCATATGGAGCATAATCCAAAATGGCATGGCAAGGCACCTGCACCTGATATTGCACCTATAATTAATTTAGAATTGGATTCCCAATTCATGATTGCCCCCTCTATAATAGCTGGAGATATGTCTAATCTTGAACGTGAGGTAGAAAGATGTGTAGAGGGAAAGGCAGATTATATTCATCTTGACGTTATGGATGGGGTCTTTGTTCCCAACAAAACTTTTGACCATGATACCATTAGTAAATTACGGCCAATAACTGATACACCATTTGATGTTCATCTCATGATAAATGATCCTCTAAAACATGTGAAAGACTATGTCTCTGTTGGAAGTGATATAATTACTGTACATGCAGAAGTCTGTGACGCATCTAGTTTTGGAGAAATATTTGATTATTTAACACAGCATCAAATCAGCGCCGGTCTTGCAATAAATCCTGATACTGAATTACCTTTATGGGCAATTCCGTTTATTTCAAAATTAGATCAGTTAATTGTTATGTCTGTAGTTCCAGGTAAATCTGGACAATCATTTATAGAATCTACTCACATGAAAACACAAAATCTTATGAAACAATTACAAGAAAATAATTTTGCAGGTTATGTTGAGATTGATGGAGGTGTGAATCTAGATAATATTGGTATGTGTTTTGATGATGGTAGTAGAATCTTTGTTGGGGGCAGTGCCATTGTTGGGCAATCTGATGTATCTAAAACAATTCGTAAATTCCGTGACGCAGTTTTGATTGCACGCAGGCGTAATTTGTTAAATTATGCTAAAAAACTTGGAGGAGATACACTTGTTGAGAAATGGATTAATCTACACGAGATTGGTGCAAAACAAGATCAATTACGTACTATACTTGAGGATATGGCCTAATTATGACAGACGTAGAATACGGTGATATGAGAACTGCTTATTCTGATACTCTAGTAGAGATGGGGGACAAGTATCCGAATGTAGTGGTCTTGGGAGCAGATACCACAGATTCACTAAAGACATCTCAATTTGGTAAAAAATTCCCCAACCGTTTCTTTAATGTAGGAATTGCAGAAGCGAATATGATATCTGTTGCCGCAGGTCTTGCCATGTCTGGTAAAACTGCATTTGCAAGTACATACGCCATATTTCTTCCCGGACGATGCGTGGATCAAATTAGAAATTCCGTAGCATATCCGACACGACCAGATAAAAAAGGTCTTGATGTAAAGATGGTTGTATCACATGGAGGATTAACAGTTGGCGCTGATGGTGGTTCTCACCAACAAACTGAAGACGTCGCGATAATGCGTAGTATTCCAAATATTCAAGTTTTAATTCCTGCAGACTCTGTATCTGTATCTGCCCTTACCCGTATAATGACTACTAATTATGGTCCATACTATATGAGAATGGCACGATCTAAAACACCAATAATTCATGACAAATCTCAGGAATTTACAGTTGGAAAATGTATAACTGTACGTGATGGTTCTGATTGTACTATTTTATGCTCTGGAATTACAGTTCACATGGCTTTAGAGGCAGCTGCCAGTCTCTCAAAACAGAATATATCTTGCAAGGTTGTAGATTGCTTCTCAATCAAACCTATTGATTCTGCATCCCTCGAGTCGTATGCAAAAGAGACAGGTGCAATTGTAACATGTGAGGAGCACAACATTATGGGTGGTCTAGGTTCTGCAGTGGCCGAATCCGTATCCGAATCTTATCCGGTACCGATAACTCGAATAGGGATAAGAGATTCATTTGGAGAATCTGCACGAGACTCTGAGATCCCACTCTTATTGGAGAAACATGGAATCACATCTTTTAATATAGCCAAAGCAGTCCAAGATATTCAGGTA
This window contains:
- a CDS encoding ribulose-phosphate 3-epimerase, yielding MGLNYYSIKKHILKARKLVIRGTTAAGSGHPGGSFSMAEILGCIFTNHLKFDPKNPNWEDRDKLILSKGHASPGLFSNMAIAKYFEPSELDTLRQFGSKLQGHPDLKCPGVEFCGGSLGIGLSFSIGCALAAKLDGKDQHIYTIMGDGESDEGQVWEAAMTASKYKIDNLTLILDRNFLQQDSYTEKIMPLDTELLDMRLSTMRDPEKWKTGMKWKSFGWNVLEVDGHKTEQLNRAILQARSTKNVPTIIIARTIKGKEIEHMEHNPKWHGKAPAPDIAPIINLELDSQFMIAPSIIAGDMSNLEREVERCVEGKADYIHLDVMDGVFVPNKTFDHDTISKLRPITDTPFDVHLMINDPLKHVKDYVSVGSDIITVHAEVCDASSFGEIFDYLTQHQISAGLAINPDTELPLWAIPFISKLDQLIVMSVVPGKSGQSFIESTHMKTQNLMKQLQENNFAGYVEIDGGVNLDNIGMCFDDGSRIFVGGSAIVGQSDVSKTIRKFRDAVLIARRRNLLNYAKKLGGDTLVEKWINLHEIGAKQDQLRTILEDMA
- a CDS encoding transketolase family protein, translated to MTDVEYGDMRTAYSDTLVEMGDKYPNVVVLGADTTDSLKTSQFGKKFPNRFFNVGIAEANMISVAAGLAMSGKTAFASTYAIFLPGRCVDQIRNSVAYPTRPDKKGLDVKMVVSHGGLTVGADGGSHQQTEDVAIMRSIPNIQVLIPADSVSVSALTRIMTTNYGPYYMRMARSKTPIIHDKSQEFTVGKCITVRDGSDCTILCSGITVHMALEAAASLSKQNISCKVVDCFSIKPIDSASLESYAKETGAIVTCEEHNIMGGLGSAVAESVSESYPVPITRIGIRDSFGESARDSEIPLLLEKHGITSFNIAKAVQDIQVKKR